In Bermanella sp. WJH001, the genomic stretch CGATTGCCAATCAGTGGCTTTGATACCACTGACAACCGGTAAACGGCTGTGAATATTCATGGCATAAAAACCAAACTCTGTATCACCTAAAGCTTCACTCATGTAACGAAACGCAATACCAAACTGCCCTTCATCTTTGGCCAAACGATTGCCATCTTCATCGCGGTTAAGTGAGTAACCCGCACCTACACGAGTGGCATCATCAAAACTTTCCAAACCCTCACCCGACAGTACAACCTTGTCACAACCTTCTGGAGCGTAATCGTTAAACGCAAAATAAGTGCCGCAACCTGGAATTACAGTTTCTTGGAATTCAAGTTGATAGAAGGCTTCCATGGATAAAAATTCGGTCAAACCCACGTTCACGTAAGCCATATTAACGGGTAATAGGCCTTCTTTAATTTCAGCACCTGGACGGCGAAACGCATTCACATCAACAGGGTTAATGGAATTTACACCGCCTAAAATAAAAGTACTTTCACCCCAGCTCACCACTTGGCGACCCAAGCGCACATCAATGGGTGTATAGCCAATTTCATACATGCCGTAAACATAGGCATCCAATAAAGCCGCGCCAGAGAATTTAGACAGCTCGTTAAAATCTTTATCGTTTAATTTTTCGTTTTCAGCAAAGCCATTTGCCGCATGGCCATGGGCCACTTTTGTATCTTCTAACGCAAAGTCGTGCCAGTATTTACCACGAATGAACACACCGTGATCACCACTGCGTAAATGTAAATCATGACTGCCTTTAATGATTTGAGAGAATGCATCCCCTTTTTCAAAGTTTGCATTACCATCGTTGTTATTACCAGGCAGTAACAAAGCTTCATCAGGCTCACTCATTCTCCAGCTTGAACCAATGGATAACTGAGAAGAAAAACTGCCCTCTACATCCATAAAAAATTCAACACCGTGACTCACGGCACTGGTTAATGTTAAGCCAGAAACAATAGCGGCAATTTCAAATGGTTTGATAATTTTATTTTTTACACTCACAAACACGGCACCTTGCGTTGATGTATTCATCAAAATTATTGCCTTGGCCTATTTTGACCAACTGCAAAAACGCGAAGAATACACCAAATGCGCCAAACTGTGTGGGTTATCCGTTTTTTTTGTGAGCGATGTTAAGAATTGCGCAAGAAATGATTACAAAACAGACAAAAGGCAGCGTGAATTGCTGCCTTTTTGATCATCTTGTTG encodes the following:
- a CDS encoding DUF1302 domain-containing protein, whose translation is MNTSTQGAVFVSVKNKIIKPFEIAAIVSGLTLTSAVSHGVEFFMDVEGSFSSQLSIGSSWRMSEPDEALLLPGNNNDGNANFEKGDAFSQIIKGSHDLHLRSGDHGVFIRGKYWHDFALEDTKVAHGHAANGFAENEKLNDKDFNELSKFSGAALLDAYVYGMYEIGYTPIDVRLGRQVVSWGESTFILGGVNSINPVDVNAFRRPGAEIKEGLLPVNMAYVNVGLTEFLSMEAFYQLEFQETVIPGCGTYFAFNDYAPEGCDKVVLSGEGLESFDDATRVGAGYSLNRDEDGNRLAKDEGQFGIAFRYMSEALGDTEFGFYAMNIHSRLPVVSGIKATDWQSVTDAGSMQDAINNNKTNTRYYVSYPEDIQLAGLSFSTNVGSVAVSGELSHKKDVPLQINATQLLTAGLTGLSTSAELAADVAATANGADFEGYRLFDVSQAQFTMLQFFDRFLGASRYTLIAEAGYTFVHDFDEGDDAIKFSRAGIFDGSDEGYVTESSWGYRTRLVGEYNNAFAGITLKPTLAFSHDVEGFAPQPGGAFREGEQSVGFTLQADYQSMYSASISYTQYMGGDYNLSADRDFASLSLSVQF